From Centropristis striata isolate RG_2023a ecotype Rhode Island chromosome 16, C.striata_1.0, whole genome shotgun sequence, a single genomic window includes:
- the ccdc177 gene encoding coiled-coil domain-containing protein 177, with protein MVDPSDAEEQNKCKGPQLDTPAVATEDPRLPEQADGTTTEDDGDAGFETPPTGSSETSPCHTASSAEPDAAPQGPPPEQPQTQTDSSPKLHLDLYNFDSPVAEGSRYVLTSPHSLEACARCGVKPVELLPRPLADFAREAPGRSMRVATGLFEVYERDRHAKLRQCREERERIIREEKRRILQAAVNTGSSASPSAVEQQHKASSGSTQPPKSRPVTSSSAPDSGASRASPAGPKTSTALLSKAPSSTSPKSAPAGSPKTSSTTSTPSSKGVQGSVKQPSSSEVKTTRPLSSGPPPVVRKSSGGKSSNTFPRPTPKPPAFPRANSTLTSSVTRPAVQSSGTPQNGVTGAPFSQHNGHLGIPSKVPGKSHSLESLQRRMDPVCSSTSTTTTTTTCTSSESGASSSYSWDSPRGHWAKVSSPRARTMAAFNSLMGRSLSLGDLSHSIQTTQKVERIVKEVKRRGLKAVSERDRKIAALMLARYQEEDIMSQTRYVAHLQWDSERRMDELRREQEEREKQRAMLQCQRVWQTQVSIRQRRLSQQERQSAAAKMRQVEESEERWKELSELQERNRLLRLQQAAREEKHKKTLQEQNLKALEEERAAMLEQERLLLKEKLTMAELKRQEKEHQVQEDRRGLNKAERRRHAALTQEIARREQEEREEARRAAEEKLSRSLENYEQIVERRGQELKEKAKREEKQIQKARKAAEKRERQQQQLLEARVKEAEKRAQQAALVAEERAKEKAQRATQSRQEKEKLQRLNRQRVEEEEKQRRLELLQSIERKLEKSEQIFKEKRAVLESARSVARASFHVRDKVREETNMRTFDKMALEAQLKASLDEK; from the coding sequence ATGGTCGACCCCTCGGATGCTGAGGAGCAGAACAAGTGTAAAGGCCCACAGCTCGACACACCAGCTGTGGCCACCGAAGACCCTCGACTGCCAGAACAGGCCGATGGCACGACAACAGAGGATGATGGGGATGCCGGTTTCGAGACCCCGCCCACTGGCAGTTCTGAGACGAGCCCCTGCCACACAGCATCATCGGCGGAGCCAGACGCCGCCCCTCAGGGGCCTCCACCTGAGCAACCACAGACTCAGACTGATTCGTCACCGAAACTGCACCTGGACCTGTACAACTTTGATTCACCGGTCGCAGAGGGCAGCCGCTACGTGTTAACAAGCCCTCATTCTCTGGAGGCGTGTGCTCGATGCGGGGTCAAACCAGTGGAGCTCCTGCCCCGCCCACTGGCTGACTTCGCCCGGGAGGCTCCGGGTCGATCCATGCGCGTTGCGACAGGCCTGTTTGAAGTCTACGAAAGGGACAGGCACGCCAAACTGAGGcagtgcagagaggagagggagaggataatcagagaggagaagagaaggatTCTGCAGGCAGCAGTCAATACCGGCAGCAGTGCATCACCCTCCGCTGTGGAGCAGCAGCACAAAGCCTCCTCCGGCTCCACTCAGCCTCCTAAATCTCGACCGGTGACCTCCAGCTCAGCCCCTGATTCTGGAGCATCTAGAGCTTCACCAGCAGGCCCAAAAACGAGTACAGCTCTTTTATCTAAAGCTCCTTCCAGTACCTCTCCTAAATCTGCCCCTGCTGGGTCCCCAAAAACAAGTTCCACAACCTCTACACCGTCCTCCAAGGGTGTCCAAGGATCTGTCAAGCAGCCTTCTTCATCTGAAGTAAAAACCACAAGGCCACTCTCCTCCGGCCCTCCGCCAGTTGTCAGGAAGTCCTCAGGCGGTAAATCTTCAAACACTTTCCCCAGGCCCACACCAAAACCCCCCGCCTTCCCCAGAGCCAACTCTACGTTGACCTCATCAGTGACCAGGCCTGCAGTTCAGAGCTCTGGGACGCCTCAGAATGGCGTAACAGGAGCTCCGTTCTCTCAGCACAATGGACATCTTGGCATTCCCTCCAAGGTGCCAGGAAAAAGCCATTCTCTGGAGTCCTTACAGCGGAGGATGGATCCCGTCTGCTcgtccacctccaccaccacaacGACTACTACATGCACCTCATCAGAGTCGGGTGCTTCCTCTTCTTACAGCTGGGATAGTCCAAGAGGCCACTGGGCCAAAGTCTCCAGTCCTCGAGCTCGCACTATGGCCGCGTTCAACTCCCTGATGGGCCGCAGCCTCAGCCTCGGAGACCTGAGCCACTCTATTCAGACCACACAGAAGGTGGAGCGCATAGTGAAGGAGGTGAAGCGGCGAGGGCTGAAGGCCGTGTCCGAGCGGGACCGCAAGATCGCAGCGTTGATGCTGGCCAGATACCAGGAGGAAGACATCATGAGTCAGACCCGGTACGTGGCTCACCTCCAGTGGGACAGTGAACGTAGGATGGACGAGCTACGGCGagaacaggaggagagagaaaagcagcGCGCCATGCTTCAGTGCCAGCGGGTGTGGCAGACGCAGGTGTCGATACGCCAGCGAAGACTCAGCCAGCAGGAGCGACAATCAGCAGCCGCTAAAATGCGACAGGTGGAGGAGAGCGAGGAGCGATGGAAGGAGCTCTCGGAGCTGCAGGAGCGCAACCGTCTACTGAGGTTACAGCAGGCGGCACGGGAGGAGAAGCATAAGAAAACCCTTCAGGAACAGAACCTGAAGgccctggaggaggagagggcggCCATGCTGGAGCAGGAGAGGCTGCTGCTGAAAGAGAAGCTCACCATGGCCGAGCTCAAGAGGCAAGAGAAGGAGCACCAGGTCCAGGAAGACAGAAGAGGTCTGAACAAAGCAGAGAGAAGACGTCACGCCGCTCTGACGCAGGAGATCGCCcgcagagagcaggaggagagggaggaggcgaGGAGGGCAGCGGAGGAGAAGCTCAGCCGCTCCCTGGAGAATTACGAACAGATAGTGGAGCGTCGAGGGCAGGAGCTGAAGGAAAAGGCCAAGCGTGAGGAGAAGCAGATCCAGAAAGCACGCAAGGCGGCAGAGAAGCGTGagaggcaacagcagcagctgctggaaGCTCGTGTGAAGGAGGCGGAGAAACGAGCCCAGCAGGCGGCCTTGGTGGCGGAGGAGAGAGCAAAAGAGAAAGCTCAGCGGGCCACCCAGAGCCGGCAGGAGAAGGAGAAACTCCAGAGGCTCAACAGGCAGCgcgtggaggaagaggagaagcagaggcgcctggagctgctgcagtcCATCGAGAGGAAGCTGGAGAAGAGCGAGCAGATCTTCAAGGAAAAGAGGGCGGTGCTGGAGAGCGCGCGCTCCGTGGCCCGGGCCTCTTTCCATGTACGAGACAAAGTGCGGGAGGAGACCAACATGCGTACATTTGATAAAATGGCCCTGGAAGCTCAACTCAAAGCCAGCCTGGATGAGAAATAA